AAATCCGCCGCGATCAGCAGCTCTTCGAGCTCGTCGAAGCTTTCGGCGCTGTGCGCCTTGACGCCGGTGAAGATCGAGCCGATCGTCCGGGCTACTTTGGTGGTGGTTTTTTCGAGTCCCCGTTTGAAGATCGAGAAGATCGATTTCATTCCTGCCCGCCTTTCGGTTGCCTGTCGCCGCGCGGATTCCGCTTCAGGGTGTCCTTGACGCCGTTCAGGACGCCGTTGATGAAGTTGCCGGCCTCTTCCCCCGAATAGTCGCGCGCGATGCCGACCGCTTCGTCGATGCTGACCACCGGCGGGACATCCTCCATATAGAGCATTTCCGCGACCGCGATGCGCATGATATTGCGGTCGACGAGCGAAATCCGCTCGAGGTCCCAGTTCTCGGTGCGTTTCCGGATCGTCGCATCGATCTCTTCGCCGTTCAGCGCGACGGTGAGGTAGAGCTTTTCCGCATACTCCCTCGCCTTGCGGCCGAGCCGGTTCTCCTTCAGGTCGTGTTCCGCCCTGATCTGGTCGAAGAAAAGGCCGAAAGTCACGGCGTCCGGCAGTTCGTGCCGCATGTCGCAGCGGAACAGATACTGCATGGCCAGCTCGCGGCCGATCCGCTTCGCGTGGGGAACCGGACCGGGTTTTTCACTGCAGTCGTCGTCGAACATCACCGGATCGCCTTGCTGAGGTTCGCCATTTCAATCGCGGCAACAGCGGCATCGACGCCCTTGTTGCCGGCCTTGGTTCCGCTGCGCTCGATCGCCTGCTCGAGATTCTCGGCCGTGATCATGCCGTAGGTGACCGGCGTGCCGGATTCGAGCCCGAGCTGCGCGAGGCACTTGGCGACTTCGGAGTTGATGTAGCCCGCGTGCGGCGTTGCGCCCTGGATAACCACGCCGAGCGCGAGAACCGCATCGAATTTTCCGGTCTGAAGCAGCTTCTTCACCGCGAACGGGATCTCGTACGATCCCGGAACATAGGCCACGGCCACATCCGCCGCGTCTCCGCCGTGGCGGACGATCGCATCCATCGCGCCGTCCAGCAGCTTGCTTACAAAGAAATCGTTGAACCGGGCGCAGACGATCCCGAACTTGAGGCCCTTCGCGTCGAGATTCCCTTCAAAAACCGTTCCGGCACTTTTGCTGTTGCTCATCCGTAACACCTTTCAGATTGCTGTTGTCGTTATCAATCAACCCGGCGCCGCCGCCGTGGCATTGCGCCGCCGCCGGTTTCTCCCGCGGCGGCGCGACTGTTATCTCAATTCCACCTTGAGCTCGTTCTTCAGTTTTTCGCGCAGCTTTTCGAAGCGCGCGTTCACCTCCGCGTCAGTCAGCGTCCGTTCGCCGTTGCGGAAGGTCAGCTGGTAGGCCATGCTTTTCCGGCCGTCCTTTTCGAAGATGTCGAAGAGCCGGACCGATTCGAGGTCGGCCGGTTTCGCTCTGCGGATGAATTCCAGCACGTCCGCATGGGTCAGGCCGGCCGGAGCGACGAACGCCACATCGCGGCTCGTCGCCGGGAACAGCGAGAACGGCACATAGTAGCCGGCGCCGTGATCGGCTCCGAGCAGCACCGCCGCGTCGAGCTGGGCGGCGAAGACCGGATAGGTCGTCCGCCATCCCTTCGTGAGATTGCGCGAAAGCTCGCCGAACATGCCGGCCTTCTTCCCTTCGATCTGGACTTCGGCGGCATGTCCCTTCCGGAACCGCGCATCGTCGGCCGGCACAAACCGGTACCGCTTGATGTTCATGAGCTCGAAAATGGATTCGAGCGCGCCCTTGAGGTCGTAGAAATCATACTGGAGCTTCTGTTCGTCCGAATAGCGCTCCGGATGCTTCAGCCCGGTCAGCGCCATGCAGAGCTCAAACCGCTCTTCCGGGAACAGTTCCGGATTCCGGCAGAACGCCTTGCCGATTTCGAACAGTTTCTGGGTCAGGTTTCGCCGCGAGATGTTCCGCTCGAGCGTGCCGAGCATTTCGCCGAGCAGGCTCGGGCGCATGATGGCAAGCTCAAGGCTGATCGGGTTCGAGAGACGGATCAGGTCCGCTTCGCCGAACCGGCTGTCCGAAAGCGCCGATTCACGGTTCACGGTGCTGTAATGCAGACACTCGCAGAAGCCGGTCGCGATGATTTTGTTCCGCATGGTTTCGAGCGGCAGGTAGGCGTCTTCGCGGATTGAGGCGCAGAGTTTGCCGGTGACCGGAATCTCCGGAATTTTGTCGAGCCCGTCGATGCGGGCGACCTCTTCGATCAGGTCCGCCTCGCGTTCGAGATCGAGTCGGAAGAGCGGCGCCGTGACGGTACAGCCGGTATCGGTCACCTCATCGACCTTCAGATGCAGCGCCCGGAAGATTTCGACGATGCGTTCGTTCGACACCTGTGTGCCGATCAGCGCGCGGACCCGGTCGAACCGGCAAGGAATCACTTTCTCCTCCGGCCGCCCAGCATTCACGTCGACGAGTTCGCTGCCGAGCTCTCCGCCCGCGGTTTCGAGGATCAGCTGCGCCGCGCGGTTCGAGGCGAATTCCGCCATATCCCAGTCGACGCCGCGTTCATAACGGTAGCTCGAGTCGCTCGAGATGCCGAGCTCGCGGCTCGTTGCGCGGATGTTCGACGAGAAGAAAACCGCGCTCTCCAGCAGCACATCAGTCGTCGCCTCGGTCACGCCGGAGAACTCGCCGCCCATCACGCCGGCGAGCGCCATCGGCTTTTCGGCGTCGGCGATCACGAGGTGGCGCGGTTCGAGCGTCAGGGTCTTGCCGTCGAGCGTGGTGATCGTCTCCCCGGACTTTGCGCGGCGGGCGACGACGCGCCCCTCCCTGAGCTTTGAGCGGTCGAACGCATGCAGCGGCTGGCCGAGCTCCATCATGACGTAGTTCGTCACGTCGACCACATTGTTGATCGGGCGCAGCCCGACGCTCTCGAGCGCCTTCTGCAGCCACTCCGGAGACGGGCCGACCTTCACGTTGCGGATCAGCCGCCCGGTGTAGCGGCGGCAGAGGTCCGGCGCTTCGACCGTGACCAGGCCCGGAGCCGGAATCGTGCACGGCGGCACCTTCACCTCCGGCAGCTTCGCCTCGGTGCCGAGCAGGCAGGAGACATCGCGCGCGACGCCCCACATCGAAAGCCAGTCGGGACGGTTCGGCGTGACTTCGATCTCAATCCGGGTGTCCCCCGGAAACAGCGTTTCGACCGGCAGCCCGAGCTCGGTATCGGCGGCAAGCAGCATGAGGCCGTCGTGATTGTCGGAGAGCCCGAGCTCCTTCTCGCTGCACATCATCCCCTGCGACTCGATGCCGCGGAGCTTCGACTTCTTGATTTTGAAATCGCCCTCCGGCGTATGGAAGACGGTTCCGATCGTGGCGACCGGAACGACATTGCCGGGGTCGCAGTTCGGCGCGCCGCAGACGATCTGCAGCGTGCTGCTGCCGGTATCGACCGTACAGACCGACATATGGTCCGAATCGGGGTGCGGCGCCCGGGTCAGGATTTTGCCGACGACCACGCCGGCCGGAACGGTTCCGGCCGTTTCGACGGCTTCGACTTCGATTCCGGCCATCGTCAGCTTGTCGCAGAGAGTCGCGAGGTCGCAGTCGATCGTGACGTATTTGGCCAGCCAGTTGCGCGAAATATTCATTTTGAGTGGGTCCTCATGTCGGTTCAGAATTGTTCGAGGAAACGGACGTCGTTTTCATACAGATACCGCAGGTCCGGAATCCGGTAGCGCAGCATCGCGAGCCGTTCGATTCCGAGGCCGAACGCGTAGCCGCTCCAGATTTCGGGGTCGTAACCGACGTTCTTGAGCACGTTCGGATCGACCATGCCGGCTCCGGCGATTTCGATCCAGCCCGAGTTCTTGCAGACCGGGCAGCCCTTGCCGCCGCACATGATGCAGGAAAAATCATATTCGACCGATGGTTCGGTGAACGGGAAGAAGTGCGGCCGCAGCCGGATCTTCACCTTCGGCCCGTACATCTCGGTCGCAAAGGTGCGCAGCACGCTCTTGAGGTCGGCCATCGAAACGTTCCGGTCGATGTAGAGCCCTTCGATCTGGTGGAAGTTCATGCCGTGGGTCGCGTCCGGCGTATCGCGGCGGAACACGCGCCCCGGCGCGACGATGCGGACCGGCGGCTCGTGCGACTCCATCGTGCGGATCTGCACCGGGCTGGTCTGCGTGCGCAGGATGCGGCCGTCGTCGAAATAGAACGTGTCCTGCGGATCGCGCGACGGGTGATCCATTGGCGTATTCAGCGCATCGAAGTTGTGGAAGATGTCCTCGATCTCGGGCCCCTCCGAAACGATGAAGCCCATGCGGCGGAAAAGGTTCGCGCACTCGTCCGCGACGATTGTGACCGGGTGCTTGTGCCCGCAGCTCCAGCGCCGTCCGGGCAGGGAAAGGTCGATCGCATCCGCCGCCGTCTCCGGCGCGGCGGCGAGCCGGGCCGTCGCCTCGTCGATCATGGCCTGGATCTTGTTGCGGCCTTCGTTGAAGGCGCGACCGGTCTCCTTGCGTTCTTCGGGCGCGACGCTCCCCATCTCCTTCGACAGGGCCGGGAACAGCCCGTTCCGTCCGAGATAGTCGATCCGGATCTGTTCGACGGCGGCGGCGTCTCCCGCGGCGGCGGCCTGCGCCGACGCTTCGCTCAGCGCCCGGTTGATTTTTTCGATAATCGCATTCATAAGATTTTCTGTTCCTGAAGTATATCCATCATGCCGCCTGCGGCGGCTCAATTCCGAGTTCCGGCAAATCTTCCCGCCGCCGGATGACCCGAATTCGCCCCGGCGGGGCGCCCTCGGTGCATCAGGCGGCGGCAGCTAAATCGCTTTGTTCCGTACGGCATGTTCCCGTTCCCTGTTGAAATCGGCCCTGCATGAAAAGCAAAAACAGCTTGAAGCCGGTGAAAAAAGTCACCACCTTCAAGCTGTATCAGCATGTATTACGAGCCTCAGGCCTGGGTGACTTTTTCCACCAGGGCCTTAAACTCCGCGGGTTCGTTGACCGCGAGATCGGCCAGAACCTTGCGGTTCAGCTCGATGTTCGCCTTCTTGAGCCCGTTCATGAACTTGCTGTAGTTCACATCGAGCGCGCGGCAGGCCGCATTGATGCGCACGATCCAGAGACCGCGGTACTGCTGCTTCTTCTGCTTGCGGCCCTTGTACGAGTGAACGCCCGCCTTGTCGACCGCATCGTAAACGGTGCGGATGTTCTTGCTCGCGTTCCCGTAGAAACCCTTGGCGCGTTCCAGCGTACGCTTGCGGCGCTTGCGCGACGGCACGGCATAAGTGACTCTCGACATTTCTGAATTCCTCCGTCGTTGTTGATTAGAGACCGTACGGGAGCGCGGCCTTGATCCGGCTCATTTCGGTCGACTTCACGGCTCCGTCCTGACGGAGACGACGACGGCGCTTGGCGTTCTTCGACGACTTCAGATGTCGGGCGCCCGCCTTGTGGTGCCGGAACTTGCCGGTTCCGGTCTGCTTGAGCCGCTTGGCGGCACATTTTCTGGTCTTCAGCTTCGGCATTGTTCGGTTCCTTCCTGATAATCAAGGATTGTTCTCCGCCGAGCCGGTCAATGCGCCACCGGCTGCGGCGGTTCGCTCCTCCCCTTATTTGGGAGCGAAATTCACGGAAATATTTCTCCCGAGCATCTTCGGTTTCCCGTCGGCGTCCGCATGCGGAGCCAGCTCGGCCATGACCTGATCCATCAGCTGGTAAGCCAGATCCTGATGGGCCATTTCGCGGCCGCGAAGTGCCAGAGTGACTTTTAATCTACACCCTTTTCCCAAAAAGTCAAGCGCATGCTTGATCTTTGTCTCATAATCGTGACTGTCGATGTTGACGTGAAATTTGACTTCCTTCAGTTTCTGGGCAGCGGAATTCTTGCGCTGCGTCTTCAGATTTTTCTTCTGCTCATACTGAAGCTTGCCGAAATTCATGATGCGGACCACCGGCGGCGTGGAACGGTCCGATACCAGAACCAGGTCCAGGCCGGCACCCTGCGCCAGCTCACGCGCCTTCGCCAGCGGCACCACATCCATCTGTTCGCCTTCCGGCCCGATCAGACGGACTTGATCCGCAGTGAATGTACGATCATTGGGTTTCAACAACTTAGCAATAGCGATACCCTCCTTCCAAACAGCTTGTCATCTGCTATGCTTCCGCGCCGGAATCACACCGGCGCGGCTTGTCGTATTCAATACAATACTTTAAACAATCTTATTTTCAACCTCGAAACGCATTTTTTCCGCAAGTTGTTCGATCGAAAGCGTTCCGAGTTCCCCTTCGCGGCGGCTGCGGGCGGCAACCGCGCCCTCCTCCGCTTCGCGTTCGCCGACGACGAGCAGATACGGAATGCGCGCGTTGCGGGCATCCTTGATCTTCGCCCCGAGGCTCGAGGCCCGGACATCGGTTTCGACCCGGAACCCCTTCCGGCGCAGCTCAAGTTCGACCTGCTTCGCGTAGTCGAGCTGCTTCTCCGACACCGGCAGCAGCCGGGCCTGTTCCGGCGCAAGCCACATCGGGAACGCCCCCGCATACTGCTCGATCAGGATTCCGAAGAACCGCTCGAGCGAGCCCATCAGGGCGCGGTGCACCATGTACGGCCGATGCTTCTTGCCGTCCTCGCCGATGTAGGTCATGTCGAACCGCTCCGGCAGATTGAAGTCGAACTGGATCGTCGCGGTCTGCCATTCGCGGCCGATCGCGTCTTTGACTTTCAGGTCGATCTTCGGGCCGTAGAAAGCGCCGCCGCCCTCGTCGACTTCGCAGTCGAGCCCGAGCTTGTCGACCGCTTTCTGCAGCGAGGTGATCGCTTTTTCCCAGCGCTCCGGTTCGCCGACCGCCTTGGCCGGGCGGGTCGAGAGATACGGCTTGATTTCGGTAAAACCGAAGCATTTCCAGATGTAGAGGCTGAAGCGCAGCACTTCGGCGATTTCATCCTCGATCTGCTCCGGAGTGCAGATGATGTGCGAGTCGTCCTGCGTGAAGCCGCGGACGCGCAGCAGCCCGTGCAGCGCGCCGGACTTCTCGTAACGGTAGACCGTGCCGAGCTCGGCCCAGCGCAACGGCAGCTCGCGGTAGGAGCGCAGCCGCGACTGGTAGACCTCGATGTGGAACGGACAGTTCATCGGCTTGACATAGTAATCCTTTTCATCGATCTGCATCGAGGAATACATGCCTTCACGGTAGAAATCGAGGTGTCCGCTCGTCTCCCACAGAATGCTCTGGCCGATGTGCGGCGTGTAGAGCAGCTGGTAGCCGTTCCTGTAATGCTCTTCCTTCCAGAACGTTTCGAAGGTGTGGCGGATGAACGCCCCCTTCGGATGCCAGAGCACGAGGCCCGGCCCGACGTTTTCCGAAAAGCTGAAGAGGTCGAGCTCCTGTCCGAGCTTGCGGTGGTCGCGCTTGGCCGCTTCCTCCTGCATGCGGATGTGCTCTTTGAGCTCCTCCTCGCTTGCGAAGGCGGTGCCGTAGATGCGCTGCAGCATTTTGTTTTTCTCGTCGCCGCGGAAGTAGCTTCCGGCGATCGACAGCAGCTTCACGGCGCCGATGTCGCCGCTGTTCGCGACGTGCGGGCCGCGGCAGAGGTCGACAAAGTCGCCGGTCTTGTAAAAACCGATCTTCTCGCCTTCCGGAATATCGGCGAGCCGCTCGAGCTTGTAGGGCTGTCCGGCCTCCTTCAGCATCTTTTCGGCTTCGGCGCGCGGGAGCTCGAAGTGCTCGAACGGCAGCTTGCGGCCGATCAGCTTCTTCATCTGCTTCTCGATCTCCTTCAGGTCCTCATTGACCAGGCGATGCTCCATGTCGAAGTCGTAGTAGAAGCCGTTTTCGGTCGCGGGGCCGATGTCGAACTTCGCATCCGGATAAAGTTTCTGGACCGCCGCGGCCATCACATGGGCCGCGCTGTGGCGGATCGTATCCAACGGGTAGTTGCTCATTTTTAAAGTCCTTCAGTCAATCAATCGATCAGTACGGAATCAAACACGGTGCGATTTCCGCGCCCGGTCACGCCCGCGTCGGTGACGCGGGGGAATCCTCTCTCGGTTGATTTCAACTTTCTGTTCATCATGACACCTTATCGTCAACGTCCGCCGGTCCGGGCGGACGGTCAGTAACGGTAGCTCTCCGGCTTGTACGGTCCCTCGACCGGCACACCGATGTAGCCGGCCTGTTCCGGGGTGAGCTTCGTCAGCTTCGCACCGAGTTTTTCGAGGTGGAGCCGGGCGACCTCTTCGTCGAGTTTCTTCTCGATCAGGTAGACGCCGACCTCGCGCCCGGCGTTGCGGGCGATGTCGATCTGCGCGAGCGTCTGGTTCGTGAAGCTGTTCGACATCACGAACGACGGGTGGCCGGTCGCGCAGCCGAGGTTCACGAGCCGCCCTTCGGCCAGCAGGTAGATGCAGTGCCCGTCCGGGAAGGTGAAGCGGCTGACCGGGCATTCGCTGCCTTTGATGACGGTCTTCCTGATTCCCGGCCAGCTCTCGAGTTTCGCAACCTCGATTTCGTCGTCGAAGTGGCCGATGTTGCAGACGATCGCCTGGTCTTTCATCTTCGACATGTGCTCGGCCGTGATGATCCGGCAGTTGCCGGTGGTCGTGACGTAGAGATCCGCGTACGGCAGCACGTCTTCGACCGTGCAGACCTGGAATCCGGCCATGCACGCCTGCAGCGCGCAGATCGGGTCGATTTCGCTGACCATCACGCGGGCGCGCTCGTTGCGCATCGCCTCGGAGCACCCCTTGCCGACGTCGCCGTAGCCGCAGACCATGACCGTCTTGCCGGAAAGCATGACGTCGAGCGCGCGCTTGATGCCGTCGGTCAGGCTGTGGCGGCAGCCGTAGATATTGTCGAATTTGCTTTTGGTGACCGAATCGTTCACGTTGATCGCCGGGAAAAGCAGCTCGCCCTTCGCCTGCATCTGGATCAGGCGATGGACTCCGGTGGTGGTCTCTTCCGAAACGCCCTTCACGTTCGCGGCGACCCGGTGCCAGTGGGTCGGGTCCTCCGCGAGAACCTTCTTCAGCAGCGCATTGATGATTTTCAGCTCGGCCACATCGGTCGGCGTGTCGAGGATCGATGCATCGTTTTCGGCCGCGAAGCCGCGATGGATCAACAGCGTCGCGTCGCCGCCGTCGTCGACGATCTGGTCCGGGCCGGAGCCGTCCGGCCAGGTCAGCGCCCGGTAGGTGCACTCCCAGTACTCCTCAAGCGTCTCGCCCTTCCAGGCGAAGACCGGAACGCCGGCCGCCGCGATGGCCGCGGCAGCGTGGTCCTGCGTCGAAAAAATGTTGCAGCTCGCCCAGCGGACGTCCGCACCGAGCGCTTTCAGCGTCTCGATCAACACGGCGGTCTGAATGGTCATGTGGAGGCTGCCCATGATCTTGACCCCCTTCAGCGGCCGGCTGGGGCCGTATTTGGCCCGCGTGGCCATGAGGCCCGGCATCTCCTGCTCGGCGATTTCAATTTCCTTCCGGCCGAAATCGGCCAGGCCGATGTCTTTCACCTTGTAATCCATACTCTTCAGTTTCCTTCATTCATCCTGCGTTTGATTTCGCGCCAGCGCTCCTCCGGAATTTCGGAGCCGACCACCTTGACGACTTCGGAACTGACCAGCGCGCCGTAGAAGGCGGACTCGGCCAGATTTTTCCCCTCGTACAATCCGTACAGAAACCCGGTCGCCCAGAGGTCGCCCGCCGCCGTCGTGTCGGCCGGATCGGCAACCAGCTGCGCGGGAACCCGCGCCGTTTCGTTGCCGGACTTCACGACCGCGCCCTGTCTGCCGAGCTTGATCGCCGCGACTTCGCACCACGAAGCGAGCGTGTCGAGCTGCTCCGCGACCGGGATGTCGCCGAGCAGCATGGCCGCTTCCTCTTCGTTCGCCATGATCACGTCGACGTACTCCCGGAGGATCGACGGCAAACTCTCCCTGAAGTCGCGGACGACCTCGAAGCTTGCGAGGTCGACACCGATCCGGCAGCCCGCCTCCTTCGCCTTCCGGAGCACGGTCGGCATGATCGCCGAATAGAACATGTACCCCTCGATATAGACGAAATCGTACTTCGTGAAATCGACGGCTTCGGCTTCGTCGGTCCGCAGCAGCAGCGACGCGCCCAGGGCCGTGCGCATGGTCCTCTCCGCATCGGGCGTGATCATCGAGAGGCAGGTGCCGGTCGGCATCTCGGCTGTGGCGATGAACGCCTCGTCGGAGCCGCCGAGTTCGCGCAGCTTCCGGCGGTAGAACCGGCCGTGCTCGTCGTCGCCGAGCTTGCCGAGCATCGCGGCCGGCACGCCGAGGCGCGCCAGGCCGAACACGGTGTTGCCGGTCGAACCGCCCGGAACCAGCCGCGGTTCAACCGGCAGCCGGTCGAGCACCGACCGCTGGAACTCCGCATCGACCATGACCATCCCGCCTTTTTCTCCGGGGATGGTGCCGAGAAACGCATCGTCCACCTGAACGAGAATGTCCAGAAGCGGCGAACCGACGCCGAGCAGTTGAAATGCGCCTCCCTGTTCGGAGTTGCGCCCGTGCAGAATACTCATTTGATTACTTCAGATATTCCGCCGCCGCGGCTTTGATCTCTTCGACCTTGTCGGTCTTCTCCCACGGGAACTGCGGACGGCCGAAATGGCCGTAGGCCGCCGTGTCCGCATAGCTCCACCCCTTGCCGGGGTTCTTGAGCCCGAGCGCCTTGACGATCGCGGCCGGCTTCAGGCTGAACACCTTGCGGATGACTTTCTCGAGATCCTGGTCGCTCTTGAGCTTGCCGGTGCCGTAGGTGTCGACGTTGATCGACAGCGGTTCGGCCACGCCGATCGCGTAGGCGACCTGAACCTCGCACTTGTCGGCCAGCCCCGCCGCGACGATGTTCTTCGCGATGTAGCGGCACATGTAGGCGGCCGACCGGTCGACCTTCGAGGGGTCCTTGCCGGAGAACGCGCCGCCGCCGTGGCTGCCGACGCCGCCGTAGGTGTCGACGATGATCTTGCGGCCGGTGAGGCCGGTATCGCCGTGCGGGCCGCCGATCTCAAAGCGGCCGGTCGGATTCACGTAATAGACGATGTCGTCGTTCAGCAGCTCGGCCGGAACGACCTTCCTGACGACCTCTTTGACGAGAGCTTCGAGCCAGCTGTGCTCCATATCCGGCGTGTGCTGGTGCGAAACCACCACGGCGGTCACAGCGACCGGCTTGCCCTGGGAGTAGCGGATCGAAACCTGACTCTTCGAATCCGGACGCAGGTAACGGTACTTTTCAGGCTCGGTGTGGCGGAGGCGCGCTAGCTCTTCGACGATCTTGTGCGCGTAGTAGATCGGGGCCGGCATGAGGGCCGGAGTCTCGTTCGACGCATAACCGAACATCATGCCCTGGTCGCCGGCGCCCTGCTCGGTGAACATGCCCTGACCTTCGGTCACCCCCTGGGAGATGTCCGGGGACTGCTTGTGGACACAGACCATGACCTTCGCCTCGTCGGCGCAGAAGCCGACGTTCGGGTCGTTGTAGCCGATTTTGCGGACCGCGTCGAGCGCGATCTCCTGCCAGTTGATCTTCGCCTTGGTGGTGATTTCACCGGAGATGACGACGAGGTTCGTGGTGGTCAGCGTCTCGCAGGCGACGCGGCTGTCCGGGTCCTGCATGAGACAGGCGTCGAGAATCGCATCGGAAATCTGGTCACAGACCTTGTCCGGATGTCCTTCGGAAACGGACTCGGAGGTGAAGACGTGATCGGTATGGATCTTGCTCATTCTAGATTAACTCCTGATATTGAGTGGTTTTTCATATTGTTTCGTGATAACGCAAAACGCCCGGCCGGTCGGATGAACAACCGGACGAGCGGGCTTCTGCGGGCTTAAAAGCTGCTGGAAAAACGCATCTTGCGGAGGCTGATCAGCGCTGCGGCATCCGCATCGGGACCGGAACGCCGCGGCGGTTCTGGCCCCAGACGGCTTCGCCCGAGCCTTCGACGGCCGGCTTGTCCTTGCCGTAGCTGAGCGTCTTCATCCGGTGGTCGGCCAGCCCGCGGCCGGCCAGGTAGGCGCGGATCGCATTCGCGCGGCGTTCGCCGAGCGCGCGGTTGTACTCTTCGGTGCCGCGCTGGTCGCAGTGGCCTTCGATCAGGAGCCCGAGCGTCGGATTCTGCTTCAGGTAATCGGCG
Above is a genomic segment from Victivallis lenta containing:
- the nusB gene encoding transcription antitermination factor NusB translates to MFDDDCSEKPGPVPHAKRIGRELAMQYLFRCDMRHELPDAVTFGLFFDQIRAEHDLKENRLGRKAREYAEKLYLTVALNGEEIDATIRKRTENWDLERISLVDRNIMRIAVAEMLYMEDVPPVVSIDEAVGIARDYSGEEAGNFINGVLNGVKDTLKRNPRGDRQPKGGQE
- the ribH gene encoding 6,7-dimethyl-8-ribityllumazine synthase, encoding MSNSKSAGTVFEGNLDAKGLKFGIVCARFNDFFVSKLLDGAMDAIVRHGGDAADVAVAYVPGSYEIPFAVKKLLQTGKFDAVLALGVVIQGATPHAGYINSEVAKCLAQLGLESGTPVTYGMITAENLEQAIERSGTKAGNKGVDAAVAAIEMANLSKAIR
- the pheT gene encoding phenylalanine--tRNA ligase subunit beta encodes the protein MNISRNWLAKYVTIDCDLATLCDKLTMAGIEVEAVETAGTVPAGVVVGKILTRAPHPDSDHMSVCTVDTGSSTLQIVCGAPNCDPGNVVPVATIGTVFHTPEGDFKIKKSKLRGIESQGMMCSEKELGLSDNHDGLMLLAADTELGLPVETLFPGDTRIEIEVTPNRPDWLSMWGVARDVSCLLGTEAKLPEVKVPPCTIPAPGLVTVEAPDLCRRYTGRLIRNVKVGPSPEWLQKALESVGLRPINNVVDVTNYVMMELGQPLHAFDRSKLREGRVVARRAKSGETITTLDGKTLTLEPRHLVIADAEKPMALAGVMGGEFSGVTEATTDVLLESAVFFSSNIRATSRELGISSDSSYRYERGVDWDMAEFASNRAAQLILETAGGELGSELVDVNAGRPEEKVIPCRFDRVRALIGTQVSNERIVEIFRALHLKVDEVTDTGCTVTAPLFRLDLEREADLIEEVARIDGLDKIPEIPVTGKLCASIREDAYLPLETMRNKIIATGFCECLHYSTVNRESALSDSRFGEADLIRLSNPISLELAIMRPSLLGEMLGTLERNISRRNLTQKLFEIGKAFCRNPELFPEERFELCMALTGLKHPERYSDEQKLQYDFYDLKGALESIFELMNIKRYRFVPADDARFRKGHAAEVQIEGKKAGMFGELSRNLTKGWRTTYPVFAAQLDAAVLLGADHGAGYYVPFSLFPATSRDVAFVAPAGLTHADVLEFIRRAKPADLESVRLFDIFEKDGRKSMAYQLTFRNGERTLTDAEVNARFEKLREKLKNELKVELR
- the pheS gene encoding phenylalanine--tRNA ligase subunit alpha — its product is MIEKINRALSEASAQAAAAGDAAAVEQIRIDYLGRNGLFPALSKEMGSVAPEERKETGRAFNEGRNKIQAMIDEATARLAAAPETAADAIDLSLPGRRWSCGHKHPVTIVADECANLFRRMGFIVSEGPEIEDIFHNFDALNTPMDHPSRDPQDTFYFDDGRILRTQTSPVQIRTMESHEPPVRIVAPGRVFRRDTPDATHGMNFHQIEGLYIDRNVSMADLKSVLRTFATEMYGPKVKIRLRPHFFPFTEPSVEYDFSCIMCGGKGCPVCKNSGWIEIAGAGMVDPNVLKNVGYDPEIWSGYAFGLGIERLAMLRYRIPDLRYLYENDVRFLEQF
- the rplT gene encoding 50S ribosomal protein L20 — translated: MSRVTYAVPSRKRRKRTLERAKGFYGNASKNIRTVYDAVDKAGVHSYKGRKQKKQQYRGLWIVRINAACRALDVNYSKFMNGLKKANIELNRKVLADLAVNEPAEFKALVEKVTQA
- the rpmI gene encoding 50S ribosomal protein L35; translation: MPKLKTRKCAAKRLKQTGTGKFRHHKAGARHLKSSKNAKRRRRLRQDGAVKSTEMSRIKAALPYGL
- the infC gene encoding translation initiation factor IF-3, which gives rise to MLKPNDRTFTADQVRLIGPEGEQMDVVPLAKARELAQGAGLDLVLVSDRSTPPVVRIMNFGKLQYEQKKNLKTQRKNSAAQKLKEVKFHVNIDSHDYETKIKHALDFLGKGCRLKVTLALRGREMAHQDLAYQLMDQVMAELAPHADADGKPKMLGRNISVNFAPK
- the thrS gene encoding threonine--tRNA ligase, which codes for MSNYPLDTIRHSAAHVMAAAVQKLYPDAKFDIGPATENGFYYDFDMEHRLVNEDLKEIEKQMKKLIGRKLPFEHFELPRAEAEKMLKEAGQPYKLERLADIPEGEKIGFYKTGDFVDLCRGPHVANSGDIGAVKLLSIAGSYFRGDEKNKMLQRIYGTAFASEEELKEHIRMQEEAAKRDHRKLGQELDLFSFSENVGPGLVLWHPKGAFIRHTFETFWKEEHYRNGYQLLYTPHIGQSILWETSGHLDFYREGMYSSMQIDEKDYYVKPMNCPFHIEVYQSRLRSYRELPLRWAELGTVYRYEKSGALHGLLRVRGFTQDDSHIICTPEQIEDEIAEVLRFSLYIWKCFGFTEIKPYLSTRPAKAVGEPERWEKAITSLQKAVDKLGLDCEVDEGGGAFYGPKIDLKVKDAIGREWQTATIQFDFNLPERFDMTYIGEDGKKHRPYMVHRALMGSLERFFGILIEQYAGAFPMWLAPEQARLLPVSEKQLDYAKQVELELRRKGFRVETDVRASSLGAKIKDARNARIPYLLVVGEREAEEGAVAARSRREGELGTLSIEQLAEKMRFEVENKIV
- the ahcY gene encoding adenosylhomocysteinase is translated as MDYKVKDIGLADFGRKEIEIAEQEMPGLMATRAKYGPSRPLKGVKIMGSLHMTIQTAVLIETLKALGADVRWASCNIFSTQDHAAAAIAAAGVPVFAWKGETLEEYWECTYRALTWPDGSGPDQIVDDGGDATLLIHRGFAAENDASILDTPTDVAELKIINALLKKVLAEDPTHWHRVAANVKGVSEETTTGVHRLIQMQAKGELLFPAINVNDSVTKSKFDNIYGCRHSLTDGIKRALDVMLSGKTVMVCGYGDVGKGCSEAMRNERARVMVSEIDPICALQACMAGFQVCTVEDVLPYADLYVTTTGNCRIITAEHMSKMKDQAIVCNIGHFDDEIEVAKLESWPGIRKTVIKGSECPVSRFTFPDGHCIYLLAEGRLVNLGCATGHPSFVMSNSFTNQTLAQIDIARNAGREVGVYLIEKKLDEEVARLHLEKLGAKLTKLTPEQAGYIGVPVEGPYKPESYRY
- a CDS encoding adenosine kinase; the encoded protein is MSILHGRNSEQGGAFQLLGVGSPLLDILVQVDDAFLGTIPGEKGGMVMVDAEFQRSVLDRLPVEPRLVPGGSTGNTVFGLARLGVPAAMLGKLGDDEHGRFYRRKLRELGGSDEAFIATAEMPTGTCLSMITPDAERTMRTALGASLLLRTDEAEAVDFTKYDFVYIEGYMFYSAIMPTVLRKAKEAGCRIGVDLASFEVVRDFRESLPSILREYVDVIMANEEEAAMLLGDIPVAEQLDTLASWCEVAAIKLGRQGAVVKSGNETARVPAQLVADPADTTAAGDLWATGFLYGLYEGKNLAESAFYGALVSSEVVKVVGSEIPEERWREIKRRMNEGN